In Rhodoligotrophos appendicifer, the following are encoded in one genomic region:
- a CDS encoding ABC transporter substrate-binding protein, producing the protein MSYSRRIFLNLVLISSITLGLGKLSVATAEDKSIVAVEWGGGYKKAMDEINETQDDVNVTFELHAGGAAAILAKIKAAWPETNYDVVAAWNPVFGSMISEEWIETVNAEEMSNLRDIPKALFMTDADGNLKAIPRSITGQHWGYRSDLCPFEITNIQDLLDDRLKGMVLFPAPMLNNNMQMVSIARALGGDEKNMEPAWDFVKELAKKGNIGRVSTSDSETFNSLSSGETCVGFSATTSFGRVAEVAPVVYLTKMPENSGFRTAIVMEGWAILKGGKTAEAKEWVNLMLSPENNEAFNASIGTVPVNSKSKASEKLGHITFTEEELAKYTFIPDWSYLSSNVNGWVQRWEKEVAPLL; encoded by the coding sequence ATGTCCTATTCAAGACGTATTTTCCTGAACTTGGTCCTGATCTCATCTATCACTCTCGGACTGGGCAAGCTGAGCGTGGCTACCGCGGAAGACAAATCCATCGTCGCCGTGGAGTGGGGTGGCGGCTATAAAAAGGCCATGGACGAGATTAACGAAACTCAGGACGATGTGAACGTAACGTTCGAGTTGCATGCCGGCGGCGCTGCAGCAATTCTGGCCAAGATCAAAGCTGCTTGGCCTGAGACAAATTACGATGTCGTGGCCGCCTGGAACCCAGTATTCGGCTCCATGATTTCAGAGGAGTGGATCGAAACTGTAAATGCCGAGGAGATGTCCAATTTGCGCGATATCCCAAAGGCGCTCTTCATGACAGACGCAGACGGCAATCTGAAGGCCATTCCGCGCAGTATCACCGGCCAGCATTGGGGATATCGATCTGATCTCTGCCCCTTTGAAATAACCAACATCCAGGACTTACTCGATGATCGTCTCAAGGGAATGGTGCTTTTTCCGGCACCAATGCTGAACAACAACATGCAGATGGTCTCCATCGCCAGGGCTCTTGGCGGTGACGAAAAGAATATGGAGCCCGCATGGGACTTCGTGAAGGAACTCGCAAAGAAGGGTAATATTGGCCGCGTCTCCACGTCCGACAGTGAGACATTCAACTCCTTGTCCAGTGGTGAGACCTGTGTAGGTTTCAGTGCAACCACCAGCTTCGGCAGGGTCGCCGAAGTTGCACCTGTCGTTTACTTAACCAAGATGCCAGAGAACAGCGGGTTTCGCACGGCGATCGTCATGGAAGGCTGGGCGATCTTAAAAGGCGGCAAAACTGCCGAGGCTAAGGAATGGGTCAACCTTATGCTTAGCCCAGAAAACAACGAGGCGTTCAATGCGTCTATTGGTACGGTGCCGGTCAACAGCAAATCCAAAGCTAGCGAAAAGCTCGGCCATATTACCTTCACCGAGGAGGAACTGGCTAAGTATACCTTCATTCCCGACTGGTCCTATCTCTCGTCGAATGTGAACGGATGGGTGCAGCGTTGGGAAAAGGAAGTGGCACCGCTTCTCTAA
- a CDS encoding GntR family transcriptional regulator, which yields MTAQQIQEAIFRGEFPPGSPLPEIPLSRRLEVSRGVIREALRGLADGGLVVISPRHGAQVSPVSPKLVHEVYSLRAVLETFAVKLAITSGRVHGEAASTVENAYQSLAAAAEQNDKLALVEADMAFHWAVCSPCGHELLLEHLKQLQVRTRLCILFTKVYSTDAESEALSHRPILNAILASDLDRAETALRDHLLMAGQRLLVRLLESEPHKTKRSLRSKLNVGN from the coding sequence GTGACGGCGCAGCAGATACAGGAGGCGATCTTTCGTGGTGAGTTTCCGCCGGGTTCGCCGCTTCCGGAAATCCCGCTGTCCCGACGATTGGAAGTGTCGCGCGGAGTAATCCGCGAAGCCCTGCGAGGGTTGGCTGACGGTGGCCTTGTCGTGATTAGCCCCCGCCACGGCGCCCAAGTCTCTCCGGTGTCTCCGAAACTCGTACACGAGGTTTACTCACTTCGGGCGGTGCTCGAAACATTCGCCGTCAAACTCGCCATAACATCTGGGCGTGTTCATGGGGAGGCAGCTTCGACTGTGGAGAATGCATATCAATCGCTCGCGGCCGCAGCCGAGCAGAATGATAAGCTTGCGCTAGTCGAAGCAGATATGGCCTTTCATTGGGCGGTCTGCAGCCCTTGTGGCCACGAGTTGCTGCTCGAACACCTGAAGCAACTTCAGGTTCGAACTCGGCTCTGCATTCTCTTTACCAAAGTCTACAGCACCGACGCAGAGAGCGAAGCCCTTTCGCATCGACCGATCCTGAATGCAATTCTAGCCAGCGATTTAGATCGTGCAGAAACCGCACTGAGGGACCACCTCTTAATGGCTGGGCAGCGGCTTCTGGTGCGCCTGCTGGAAAGTGAGCCGCACAAAACTAAACGTAGCCTCAGAAGCAAGCTAAATGTCGGCAACTGA
- a CDS encoding 3-keto-5-aminohexanoate cleavage protein — MSERGDRSRFQIEERNVFWPVHREPKSPPPEPLMIMVAPTGGSITRHQNPNQPYLPEEILKEVKASYDAGAQIHHFHVRDAQGFGSERMEDYQKLHDLVTAACPGMSTSLNLTRPLDNDSVEERFTLEKLPFGTTVVVNVGSMNVGPKVFVNSEQFIIDACLFLEERGLKPELACYNQRMLIDVSEILIAKGAIKPPYFINLCLGIHSATPATIENLLSMVNLMPEGARWVISPGGRNWLTVNAMAIALGGHVRVGMEDMVHYYKHSDEIIDSCATCVHKMVQIAEAFGRPLATLEETREMLSVPGFVRNQ; from the coding sequence ATGTCGGAGCGTGGTGACCGGAGCCGGTTTCAAATCGAAGAGAGAAATGTCTTCTGGCCGGTTCACAGGGAGCCAAAGTCCCCGCCACCAGAACCGCTAATGATAATGGTGGCGCCAACCGGGGGCTCAATCACGCGCCACCAAAATCCAAACCAGCCCTATCTGCCTGAGGAAATCCTCAAAGAGGTGAAAGCGTCCTACGATGCCGGCGCTCAGATCCATCATTTTCATGTTCGCGATGCCCAGGGCTTTGGCAGCGAGCGCATGGAGGACTATCAAAAACTCCATGACCTCGTGACGGCTGCGTGCCCTGGCATGAGTACGTCGTTAAACCTCACGCGTCCGCTGGACAACGACAGTGTCGAGGAGCGGTTCACATTAGAGAAGTTGCCATTCGGTACGACGGTCGTTGTGAATGTGGGCTCGATGAATGTCGGGCCGAAAGTCTTCGTGAACTCGGAGCAGTTCATCATTGATGCCTGCCTGTTTTTAGAAGAACGCGGACTTAAACCGGAACTCGCTTGCTACAATCAGCGCATGCTGATCGATGTCAGTGAAATCCTGATCGCGAAGGGGGCGATCAAACCGCCCTATTTCATCAATCTTTGCCTCGGCATCCACAGTGCCACACCGGCAACCATCGAGAACCTGCTGTCGATGGTGAATCTGATGCCCGAGGGCGCGCGTTGGGTGATCAGCCCAGGCGGCCGCAACTGGCTGACCGTCAATGCCATGGCGATCGCTCTCGGTGGTCATGTCCGGGTCGGGATGGAGGACATGGTTCACTACTACAAACATTCCGACGAGATCATCGATAGCTGCGCTACCTGCGTGCATAAGATGGTTCAGATCGCCGAGGCCTTCGGCCGGCCGCTGGCAACGTTGGAAGAAACACGCGAGATGCTGAGCGTTCCGGGCTTCGTGCGCAACCAGTAG
- a CDS encoding IclR family transcriptional regulator codes for MSTLDYLGGARSRRLPEIITFLGRPKSTVLRLLETLVRSGFARRVGPGEYSVTVKLWRLGCQAINETDLKALILPAIRKMSMETEESGLYAVYEDGYSVFVEKIDSPQPVAASVTIGSRAPAYATATGKSMLAYQSTEEIERVLRAAQVCSPRTVIDYANLQIQLALVRERRLAFSSGEWREDIAGAAAPVFNRFGDVIGAIGISCPRSRMDQRMESLGRIVHTTAQELSASLGAPVSS; via the coding sequence TTGTCGACTCTTGACTACCTCGGAGGCGCCCGCAGCCGAAGGCTCCCTGAAATCATCACCTTCCTGGGCCGACCAAAATCAACGGTCCTCCGCCTTTTGGAAACCCTGGTCCGCAGCGGCTTTGCGAGACGAGTTGGACCGGGCGAATATTCAGTGACGGTGAAGTTGTGGCGACTAGGCTGTCAGGCGATCAACGAGACCGATCTCAAAGCTCTCATTTTGCCCGCGATCAGGAAGATGTCCATGGAGACGGAGGAATCCGGCCTCTATGCGGTCTATGAGGACGGGTATTCTGTCTTCGTTGAAAAAATCGACAGCCCGCAGCCCGTTGCAGCGAGTGTGACAATCGGAAGTCGCGCTCCAGCTTACGCGACCGCGACAGGCAAATCCATGCTTGCCTACCAATCGACCGAAGAGATCGAGCGAGTGCTGCGCGCGGCGCAGGTCTGTTCTCCGCGCACCGTCATCGATTACGCCAACCTGCAGATCCAACTCGCACTGGTTCGCGAGAGGCGGCTTGCTTTTTCGTCCGGCGAGTGGCGCGAGGATATCGCTGGAGCAGCAGCACCAGTCTTTAACCGCTTCGGCGACGTAATCGGCGCCATCGGCATTTCCTGCCCAAGAAGCCGTATGGATCAACGAATGGAGTCGCTTGGAAGGATCGTGCATACCACGGCGCAGGAACTGTCGGCGAGCCTTGGAGCCCCCGTCTCCAGTTGA
- a CDS encoding ABC transporter permease, whose protein sequence is MKRVWDDIGFAILILALAVTATILIVPLIYAIAMSFEPRGFMGPFPPPGISLQWYERFFESPYYMRALGISLLVATVSASISALFGALAAVGISRGGFPGAQFLSVLFLSPLVVPGVVIGFSLLLFFSRTAVAGDLVKILIAHVLLTLPYTIRASLAAMAGINANIIDAALSLGATEGQALRKVILPLARTGIVTGFIFAFCFSLDDVAVTIFLTSPTVYTLPVALVSNMKSNFDLTIAAASIMLMLFALVVILVLDRVVGIEAVMGKGMYRD, encoded by the coding sequence ATGAAACGCGTTTGGGACGATATCGGCTTTGCAATCTTGATATTAGCACTGGCAGTAACTGCGACGATCCTGATCGTTCCGTTGATTTATGCCATTGCGATGTCGTTCGAGCCACGCGGCTTCATGGGACCTTTCCCGCCTCCCGGGATATCGTTGCAATGGTACGAGCGTTTCTTTGAAAGCCCTTATTACATGCGCGCGCTCGGCATCAGCCTACTGGTGGCGACGGTCTCGGCTTCGATTTCGGCCCTGTTTGGGGCTCTGGCGGCAGTTGGCATTTCCCGTGGCGGTTTTCCCGGTGCGCAGTTCCTCAGCGTGCTGTTCTTGTCACCCCTCGTGGTGCCCGGGGTGGTGATCGGCTTTTCGCTGTTGCTGTTCTTCTCGCGCACCGCAGTTGCCGGCGACCTGGTCAAGATCCTAATCGCGCATGTGCTGCTCACGTTGCCCTATACAATCCGGGCGAGTTTGGCGGCAATGGCCGGCATCAATGCCAACATCATCGATGCGGCCCTTAGCCTCGGCGCCACCGAGGGCCAGGCGCTGCGCAAAGTCATCTTGCCGCTTGCGCGTACCGGTATCGTGACTGGTTTTATCTTTGCCTTCTGCTTCTCTCTGGATGATGTCGCCGTCACCATTTTCCTGACCAGCCCGACCGTTTATACGCTGCCTGTCGCACTTGTAAGCAACATGAAGTCGAATTTTGACCTGACCATCGCTGCGGCCTCAATCATGTTGATGCTGTTCGCTTTGGTTGTGATCCTCGTCCTCGACCGAGTGGTCGGCATAGAAGCCGTCATGGGTAAGGGCATGTACAGAGATTGA
- a CDS encoding FAD-dependent oxidoreductase, which produces MGLIHEPGRIGSLTVPRRSVFPAMLMNYCSDRGEVTERLIGFYRRLARGGFGLIVTECIFPQFKGGIATRGLALYDDRFIPGFRRLAAAVHEEGALLGAQIFFDGAGRTFASEETVSIGPSDLTPWNGPFMRPMRHDDLEIMTADFAAASRRAIACGADLIELHMGHGHLLGRFASPYWNRREDEFGGLTDARMRFPLMVLAAVRDAVGDQVPITARFCLSEQIEGGIELPEAIAIGKILKRAGLDAIHTSVGTGTSPKGLASIFPTSFAAEAPFARWAAEFKRDVGITTIFAGKVTSHGTAERLLAEGAADFISVGRAALADPDWPSRTPDQTVPCIGCNQGCTDSLISRKEIVCTVNPSLGFEAEFASVVAAKGQPRYGVIGAGPAGITCALALSDRGASVTLYDTAEEIGGLYRYCEKIPGKEQYGRYMTWLQERVQSSSIVLKLGPDAISAEEDAAGFDQLFWAGGSVPKQWPSEDLSIPVIDGWEFLDAPELLQGPRHVVVVGAGQIGCDAAIWLANIGHSVILCDRDDDPLGAFRARRFDYERALLGRMVTLHPSTEVVAKGGDTILLKDCHEVSEQSTDIIITAVGRLSRTRPVFATQAIAIGDAARVGTALEAIRQGTFHGAFTV; this is translated from the coding sequence ATGGGCCTGATACACGAGCCGGGCCGCATCGGATCGTTGACCGTTCCCCGACGCTCGGTCTTCCCTGCGATGCTGATGAACTACTGCAGCGATCGGGGCGAGGTGACCGAGCGCCTTATCGGCTTTTATCGCCGGCTTGCCCGCGGAGGCTTCGGCCTCATTGTCACGGAGTGCATCTTCCCACAATTCAAAGGCGGCATCGCCACGCGTGGCCTCGCGCTCTATGACGACCGCTTCATTCCAGGCTTCCGACGGCTCGCGGCCGCTGTCCATGAAGAAGGTGCTTTGCTCGGGGCCCAAATCTTCTTCGACGGCGCAGGACGAACCTTTGCGTCCGAGGAGACAGTATCGATTGGACCCAGCGACCTCACGCCATGGAACGGCCCTTTCATGCGGCCCATGAGACATGACGATCTCGAAATCATGACTGCAGACTTCGCCGCAGCCTCCCGCCGCGCCATCGCTTGTGGTGCCGATCTTATCGAATTGCATATGGGCCATGGACATCTGCTCGGCCGCTTCGCCTCTCCCTATTGGAACCGTCGGGAGGATGAGTTCGGCGGCTTGACAGATGCTCGCATGCGTTTTCCTCTGATGGTGCTGGCCGCTGTTCGCGACGCGGTCGGAGACCAAGTGCCCATCACCGCACGTTTCTGCCTTAGTGAGCAGATCGAAGGCGGCATTGAACTGCCGGAAGCAATTGCTATCGGCAAAATCCTCAAGCGGGCCGGACTGGACGCCATCCACACCAGTGTCGGGACCGGAACCAGCCCAAAGGGGCTAGCCAGCATCTTCCCCACGAGCTTCGCGGCGGAAGCGCCCTTCGCGCGGTGGGCAGCGGAGTTCAAGCGCGACGTCGGAATCACAACAATCTTTGCCGGCAAGGTAACGTCGCATGGCACTGCAGAGAGGCTTCTGGCCGAGGGTGCGGCCGATTTTATCAGCGTCGGCCGTGCCGCCTTGGCTGATCCGGATTGGCCCAGCCGCACCCCTGATCAGACGGTCCCTTGTATCGGCTGCAATCAAGGCTGCACCGATAGTCTGATCTCAAGAAAAGAAATCGTTTGTACAGTGAACCCTAGCCTCGGCTTCGAGGCAGAATTCGCGAGCGTGGTGGCCGCGAAGGGTCAACCCCGCTACGGCGTTATCGGAGCGGGTCCCGCCGGCATCACGTGCGCTCTTGCGCTCTCCGACCGCGGCGCATCCGTAACGCTCTATGACACGGCAGAAGAGATTGGTGGCCTGTATCGCTACTGCGAGAAAATTCCCGGAAAGGAGCAATACGGTCGCTACATGACGTGGCTTCAAGAGCGAGTGCAATCGTCGAGTATCGTTCTCAAACTTGGACCAGATGCTATCTCAGCAGAGGAGGATGCAGCCGGTTTCGACCAACTTTTCTGGGCTGGAGGTTCTGTTCCTAAGCAATGGCCGTCCGAGGACCTTTCAATCCCGGTAATCGATGGGTGGGAGTTTTTAGATGCTCCCGAACTGTTACAGGGACCGCGCCACGTAGTCGTGGTCGGAGCAGGACAGATCGGCTGCGATGCAGCGATCTGGTTGGCGAATATTGGCCACTCGGTCATCCTCTGTGATCGGGATGATGATCCGCTCGGAGCTTTTAGGGCCCGTCGCTTCGATTATGAACGTGCGTTACTGGGCAGGATGGTAACTCTTCACCCATCGACCGAGGTTGTGGCAAAGGGCGGAGACACGATCCTTCTGAAAGATTGCCACGAGGTGTCGGAGCAGTCCACCGACATCATCATAACCGCAGTCGGACGGCTCAGCCGAACACGGCCCGTCTTCGCAACCCAGGCTATCGCCATTGGAGATGCAGCCCGCGTCGGCACAGCACTTGAGGCGATCCGGCAAGGGACTTTTCACGGAGCATTCACAGTCTGA
- a CDS encoding M20 family metallopeptidase — MTLPHTIPSNVEASFIETLLQPLIRLNTENPPGNEQPAAALVTAYLDRAGFNVEEIVAAPGRSNVIGVAQGSRAGKTIVLNGHLDTQPLGRDTGWTRDPCSGDISGGRIHGRGTGDMKSGVAAMIAGAEAFLKGGDDFAGRVVLLASADETSGGYLGVGAVLDKLAALKPDMAVICEPTLGDVGIGHRGAGWIEITVTGKAGQAGKVHTGINAILVAADMIAILERDLPATFPVGRSRWLPEPSLNIGSINGGIKPNIIPQVCRFVLDRRVTLGETVEDIVAPVHQIASAVAERWAAQVTAEVIMFVPASEVSEDEPIIAACARAFAEVTGKSGKLRGIGGFTDAHFFIDKLHVPAINFGPWYITPNPRGSYSDIPDEYGLIDEIVTGARVYEHLLNLILRGD, encoded by the coding sequence ATGACCTTGCCGCACACTATTCCTTCCAATGTCGAAGCAAGTTTCATCGAGACATTGTTGCAACCACTTATCCGTCTAAATACCGAGAACCCGCCCGGCAATGAACAGCCGGCGGCCGCTCTCGTCACGGCCTATCTCGATCGGGCAGGTTTTAACGTCGAGGAGATCGTAGCCGCCCCGGGGCGCAGCAATGTCATCGGCGTTGCACAGGGGAGTCGAGCGGGGAAGACCATCGTCCTCAATGGACATTTGGACACCCAGCCGCTGGGGCGTGACACCGGTTGGACCCGCGATCCCTGCAGTGGGGATATCTCCGGTGGCCGCATCCATGGCCGTGGTACCGGAGATATGAAATCAGGCGTAGCGGCCATGATTGCCGGCGCGGAAGCCTTCCTGAAGGGGGGCGACGACTTCGCCGGTCGGGTTGTCCTACTTGCTTCGGCCGATGAAACATCGGGAGGTTATCTCGGCGTAGGTGCAGTGCTCGACAAGCTTGCCGCATTGAAACCGGACATGGCGGTGATCTGCGAACCGACGCTCGGCGATGTAGGGATCGGTCACCGCGGCGCAGGCTGGATAGAGATCACAGTGACAGGGAAGGCCGGGCAGGCCGGTAAGGTACATACCGGCATTAACGCGATTTTGGTCGCCGCCGACATGATCGCCATTTTAGAGCGCGATCTGCCCGCCACTTTCCCGGTCGGGCGCTCGCGCTGGTTGCCGGAACCATCGCTGAATATCGGCTCGATCAATGGCGGAATAAAACCCAATATAATTCCGCAGGTCTGTCGTTTCGTTCTTGATCGACGCGTCACATTGGGTGAGACCGTGGAAGATATCGTCGCGCCGGTGCACCAGATCGCATCGGCAGTTGCCGAGCGATGGGCCGCGCAGGTGACTGCAGAGGTCATAATGTTCGTGCCGGCAAGCGAAGTGTCGGAGGACGAACCGATCATCGCGGCTTGTGCTCGTGCTTTTGCCGAAGTGACCGGGAAAAGCGGCAAGTTGCGTGGCATAGGCGGCTTCACGGACGCGCATTTTTTTATAGACAAGTTGCACGTCCCAGCAATCAATTTTGGCCCCTGGTACATCACCCCGAATCCTCGGGGCAGCTATTCTGACATTCCCGACGAATATGGTCTGATCGACGAGATCGTGACCGGCGCGAGAGTTTATGAACACCTACTCAATCTTATTTTGCGCGGAGATTGA
- a CDS encoding ABC transporter permease, which translates to MFSLRWRVGAVILPFVFYVVFFLAPLSLSFFESLRTYVAGAIGSSANAPFTLENYIALLSPAYLGFLGHTFRLSLIATVLVLLASYPFAHHLARRPSGTTRKLMVSGLVLLLFMSTLVKVYSLSISLGPTGFGRPLAALLGTHPNSRMMSEIFVVLGLFGFLYPIATLMQIGTIQNINPRYLEAALALGANRLTSHFKVVLPLCIDGLIATFLVIFTLAISAFVIPMILGRGHITFITNLIYTRFSELANYPSGAALSMLMLVISLTMVFVFSGLLSRFVARRLKTVPET; encoded by the coding sequence ATGTTCAGCCTTAGGTGGCGAGTTGGCGCGGTGATCCTGCCCTTTGTATTCTATGTCGTGTTCTTTCTTGCGCCGCTGTCGCTCTCATTCTTCGAGAGCCTGCGGACCTATGTGGCCGGCGCCATCGGCTCCTCGGCTAATGCGCCGTTCACACTAGAAAATTACATTGCCCTTCTCTCGCCAGCCTATCTCGGCTTCCTAGGCCATACCTTCAGGTTGTCGCTCATTGCGACGGTTCTGGTGCTGCTTGCTTCATATCCTTTCGCCCATCATTTGGCGCGGCGTCCGTCGGGGACAACGCGTAAACTTATGGTGTCGGGTCTGGTGCTGCTGCTTTTCATGAGCACGCTGGTCAAGGTCTATTCGTTGTCGATCTCCCTGGGGCCCACTGGCTTTGGTCGCCCGCTCGCCGCACTGCTGGGCACGCATCCGAATAGCCGCATGATGAGCGAGATCTTTGTTGTCCTCGGCCTGTTTGGTTTTCTCTATCCAATCGCCACACTGATGCAGATTGGGACGATACAGAACATCAATCCCCGTTACTTGGAGGCAGCCCTCGCTCTAGGCGCCAACAGGCTGACTAGCCACTTTAAGGTTGTTCTCCCACTGTGCATCGACGGCCTGATTGCTACATTCCTCGTGATTTTTACGCTGGCCATCAGCGCTTTCGTGATTCCGATGATCCTTGGCCGCGGGCACATCACGTTCATCACTAATTTGATCTACACCCGATTCAGCGAGCTAGCGAATTATCCTAGCGGCGCAGCACTCTCGATGCTTATGCTGGTGATTTCCCTCACTATGGTGTTCGTTTTCAGCGGTCTATTGAGCCGCTTCGTTGCACGTCGCCTCAAGACGGTGCCAGAAACATGA
- a CDS encoding ABC transporter ATP-binding protein produces the protein MSATDTVLAVRQLRKTFDGVPAVDDVSFDLMQGETAALLGPSGCGKTSTLRIIAGFTSPDQGSVAMLGRDVTRKRPYERNIGILFQDYALFPHMTVAENIAFGPQHRGLSKSDIKERVERYLDLVHMGNYRDRHPTNLSGGQQQRVALARALATEPEILLLDEPLSALDAKMRESLRTELKQILAQTGVTTIIVTHDQEEALSLADRVMVMHRGRILQDAAPRDIYEKPASRFVAEFVGRSNWLPGKIYGKGNSAVFHGPGDIRLPAPGHLSVDQEILCFVRPEKISLAERGAPLPSGLISLDGTVRDVIFLGQDTEVTADVSGNLITALIRDSKVDFLRLGTPVHLRFAAGDLGYVKD, from the coding sequence ATGTCGGCAACTGACACTGTTCTGGCCGTTCGCCAGCTGCGAAAAACTTTCGATGGCGTACCCGCTGTAGACGATGTTTCGTTCGATCTCATGCAGGGTGAAACGGCAGCTTTGCTGGGACCGAGCGGTTGCGGCAAGACATCAACCCTTCGGATCATCGCAGGCTTCACATCTCCGGATCAAGGCAGTGTCGCCATGCTGGGGCGCGATGTTACCAGGAAACGGCCCTATGAACGCAACATTGGCATCCTCTTTCAGGATTACGCACTGTTCCCACACATGACGGTGGCCGAGAACATCGCATTTGGTCCGCAACATCGCGGCCTGTCGAAGAGCGACATCAAGGAACGGGTGGAGCGTTACCTTGACCTAGTGCACATGGGCAATTATCGCGACCGTCATCCGACGAACTTGTCCGGAGGACAGCAGCAGCGGGTCGCTCTCGCGCGTGCCCTGGCTACAGAGCCGGAAATTTTGTTGCTCGATGAACCATTATCGGCTCTCGACGCTAAAATGCGCGAAAGTCTGCGAACCGAACTCAAGCAGATACTTGCACAAACCGGCGTGACAACGATCATTGTTACACACGATCAGGAGGAGGCCCTTAGCCTTGCTGACCGAGTGATGGTCATGCATCGGGGCCGGATCCTACAGGATGCTGCCCCTCGGGATATATACGAGAAGCCGGCCAGTCGGTTCGTTGCCGAGTTCGTCGGGCGGTCCAATTGGCTGCCGGGAAAGATCTACGGAAAAGGTAACTCGGCCGTCTTTCATGGCCCGGGTGATATTCGCCTGCCGGCACCAGGTCATCTGTCCGTAGATCAGGAGATACTGTGCTTTGTACGGCCAGAGAAAATCAGCCTAGCAGAGCGAGGTGCACCGTTGCCGAGCGGCCTTATTTCTCTTGATGGGACGGTTCGAGACGTCATCTTTCTTGGACAGGATACCGAGGTCACTGCTGATGTCAGCGGCAATCTCATAACAGCGCTGATCCGGGACAGTAAGGTCGACTTCCTAAGGTTGGGCACGCCAGTTCACCTGAGATTTGCCGCTGGCGATCTCGGCTACGTCAAAGACTAA
- a CDS encoding gamma-glutamyl-gamma-aminobutyrate hydrolase family protein — protein sequence MTAPLIGIVSNFRRADNEYYLPSAYIDAVLAAGGRPIILPYGTEADAAHHVGLLDGLLLTGGTDFSPELYGGRHHPAMSDILSNRDDFEICLTHIALASSKPILAICRGMQLVNVLRGGTIFDHTLDQRECPTDDHRTGAAIGELVHDVEIIDGSRLHAICRTTRLPVNSMHHQAIDRLGDSLVISALAPDGVIEALEDPRHPFLLAIQWHPEQRQKDEPNKRIIEAFITACTQDTLSERNRGANL from the coding sequence ATGACGGCTCCGCTGATCGGTATTGTTTCCAATTTTCGCAGAGCAGATAACGAGTATTATCTGCCCAGTGCATATATTGATGCAGTGCTTGCCGCCGGCGGACGCCCGATCATTCTGCCTTATGGTACAGAAGCAGACGCTGCGCACCACGTTGGCTTGCTCGACGGCCTACTACTCACTGGCGGCACCGACTTCTCCCCGGAGCTTTATGGTGGCCGTCATCATCCCGCGATGTCCGATATTCTGTCTAATCGCGATGACTTCGAGATCTGCCTGACACACATAGCTCTGGCAAGCAGCAAGCCAATTCTTGCAATCTGCCGGGGGATGCAATTGGTCAATGTCCTGCGCGGTGGTACGATCTTCGACCATACGTTAGACCAACGAGAGTGTCCGACTGACGACCACCGCACTGGCGCGGCTATCGGCGAGCTTGTCCACGACGTTGAGATCATCGACGGGTCGCGCCTTCATGCGATCTGCCGCACCACGCGCCTACCAGTTAACTCCATGCATCATCAGGCCATAGACAGGCTGGGTGATAGTCTTGTCATTTCCGCACTAGCGCCCGACGGTGTGATCGAGGCCTTGGAGGATCCACGTCATCCATTCCTATTGGCGATCCAGTGGCATCCAGAACAGAGGCAGAAGGACGAGCCAAACAAGAGGATTATTGAAGCGTTCATCACAGCCTGCACTCAGGACACCCTCTCGGAACGCAATAGAGGAGCTAACTTGTAA
- a CDS encoding GNAT family N-acetyltransferase codes for MGLRTLVTFLEMTQPPSSYRKKPPLPNLKLDFGYPLSPDAYVRLVDGVGRAFHWVDTLRLPRSALHSRIDDPDRTMGIVKIDCYPAGLFEIAPVGADEIEIVYLGLMPHATGSGLGKWLLDSALQAAWTKRPRSVVVRTCTLDHPAALPLYLKAGFRAVGQQWDTVEPLTSAEIRACPFPLNDEQNR; via the coding sequence ATGGGTCTCAGAACCTTGGTTACATTTCTGGAGATGACCCAGCCGCCTTCTTCCTATCGGAAGAAACCACCGCTTCCTAATCTCAAACTCGATTTCGGTTACCCGCTCTCGCCGGATGCCTATGTCCGTTTAGTCGATGGTGTCGGAAGGGCATTTCACTGGGTTGACACGTTGCGCCTGCCCCGGTCTGCACTTCATTCTCGGATTGATGATCCCGACAGAACGATGGGGATCGTGAAAATCGATTGTTATCCTGCTGGCTTGTTCGAGATCGCTCCTGTCGGAGCTGATGAGATCGAGATCGTCTATCTCGGTCTGATGCCGCATGCGACCGGCTCCGGATTGGGAAAATGGCTTCTGGACTCGGCGTTGCAAGCGGCTTGGACAAAACGGCCAAGGTCGGTTGTCGTCCGAACTTGTACACTTGACCATCCGGCGGCCCTACCCCTCTACCTCAAAGCTGGTTTCAGAGCGGTCGGGCAGCAGTGGGATACCGTGGAACCGCTCACCAGTGCCGAAATTCGCGCGTGTCCCTTCCCCTTAAACGATGAACAAAATCGTTGA